AATTACTCCAAAAGTGAGATCCTTTACTTGTCAAAACTCTTATATATCCATGATATTGAAATTTATGTCGGTATACAGAATACATACACAAAGAACTTTAACAAAAGCATACACATTTCGAATAAGAAAAGCAAGATTCAAACACATATCTCATGTGTTCTGTTTCCTTAATCCTTAGGCACAAACACTAACCTTCTCCTAAAGTAAAAGTgcaagaagaagattatgataTGATAGTGTGGATTGTGAAATAATGAACTATTTAAGTAGCACAGAACTTGGGACATAAGGGCACACAAGTGGTTCAAGATCTTTGTTTGGAgattctccaagatcgacttcTTTCAAGGAGGATCCATCCTCTCCAATAATGTAAGCTGTATTGCGCCTCTGCATCACGTCTTTGCTTTTATCGAAAACCACAGCGACTTTCTTGTCCTCATCAATGAAGAAAGTTGGACCACAATAGCTAAACATAAACTGAATGGGTGCGGTGAGTGTTCTCATATCCGCTGATAAGAGCTTGGTGCCCCACGAGACCGTGTTGGGCTCAACCTTAGTTGTAACCCAGATCTCCATGTGTAATGTATCCACACGCTGAAATAACACGGCAAGCTGGTCATCTCTANTTttagcttacaaattttttttttgtgcccttttaaattaaaaatatattttttgtgccTCTTTAacttacagaaaaaaaaaatttgtgcaCCTTTTCTGATACGTTTATACCTCTTTAATCTATGTACCCGGGGCGGTCACACTGCCCGCCCTCCCTGTTAAGCCGGCACTGGGTTTCAGTTACATTGTCTTAGGAAAACGCACTCGTCTTCAACTTGACTGTgaagaaaaacataacaaaaatcaCATTGTATCAAATTTTGCTTGAACATTCATTGTCTTTAGCTACCACCAATACCATAGCGATCCAGAATTTGAAAATTACTCCAAAAGTGAGATCCTTTACTTGTCAAAACTCTTATATATCCATGATATTGAAATTTATGTCGGTATACAGAATACATACACAAAGAACTTTAACAAAAGCATACACATTTCGAATAAGAAAAGCAAGATTCAAACACATATCTCATGTGTTCTGTTTCCTTAATCCTTAGGCACAAACACTAACCTTCTCCTAAAGTAAAAGTgcaagaagaagattatgataTGATAGTGTGGATTGTGAAATAATGAACTATTTAAGTAGCACAGAACTTGGGACATAAGGGCACACAAGTGGTTCAAGATCTTTGTTTGGAgattctccaagatcgacttcTTTCAAGGAGGATCCATCCTCTCCAATAATGTAAGCTGTATTGCGCCTCTGCATCACGTCTTTGCTTTTATCGAAAACCACAGCGACTTTCTTGTCCTCATCAATGAAGAAAGTTGGACCACAATAGCTAAACATAAACTGAATGGGTGCGGTGAGTGTTCTCATATCCGCTGATAAGAGCTTGGTGCCCCACGAGACCGTGTTGGGCTCAACCTTAGTTGTAACCCAGATCTCCATGTGTAATGTATCCACACGCTGAAATAACACGGCAAGCTGGTCATCTCTAGCATTAGATAGACTGACAGTATCTTCAGCACCCCACATAAAGGGCAGAGGCAAGCGCGGGCCAAATGCCTCActtgtgaaatcaaaacagagtaagaaacaAGGGTCTCCTCCTTGGCTAGGAGGGGTTTCTGAATTCCTGGGTTGAGCAAACCAATATGTATTCCCCTTGAGAGCGACACCATGGCTATAAGAATATATGAACCAATCTGGAGTGAAatcaagaaccctccatgaaGAGGATGAGTTAAAGTCGTAGATTTTGAACTCAACAACTTTTGGTTCGTCATAATCTACCATAGCAAAACTCAAGATTTTGTAGGATTTGGCCATGCTATCGTTGCTGTATCCGAGAGCATACGAATATTCGTTTATATAAGGAGAATAATATGTGATCGGGGGGAACCACCGGGGTTGCCCACAATACGGGTTAAAAACCAAGACCCTAGGGTTGTCTTTCATGATGCATAACAATAAACCGTCGCAGTGAATGACTTGACTTACATAGATTTGATCTGAAGCGTCGGGGGTAACAAGTGTACCTTGACGTTTCATGCATAATAATTCACCTACGCTCATCAAATCAACCTTATAATCAATCATCGTGACCACCATAAACTCCTTTTCCTTTGTTGCTAGTTTGGCTTGAACACCGAGGTGCTTCTTTTTAAAGCTCCTACTTCTGGACAATGTGTTCCACTTTTTGCAAGTAGACCGGACTCTTCTCATAGATGTCACCGGAACTTTAGAGAGCACCTCCTCTGCTCGGAAGATCCGAAAAATCTTTTGCGAGATTGGACATCGAGGATCGATGTAACCTTTTAAAGAACCTTCCCTTTTCCTCCGTCAAGTTTACAGATTTTCTTGTTCGATTCATGTATTCGCTTGTATTGTTTTTGTAGTCTACAAGGTTTCTCCTTTAACACTAAATTTTCTAATATCTCAATCTCTCTAAGTCTTAGATCACAATCTCCGATCTAAAAACCTCTCTTAAACCCCTTAGCACGTTTTGAACCTTTTAGCTACTTAAAGATTCAATTGCTAGGAATTCTTAATATTTGAAGTGATGAGCTTTTTCCCTCAAGCCTCATCTCTCTATTTATACTAATAGGTCTTAGCCATACAAACATgctaattaagtaaaatatgaattgtgaatttcctttttctttatggaATAGGAAATTAACAAACTTTGTGACGTTTCTCATTTTATCTTCATAAAAGGAACGAGATTACTAGCTAGGTTGTGAATCAAAAAGTGCAAGTACATCCCTTCTATTTATGCATTTGTAAATCCAGTCTTGTTGTCCAAAATTTTAAGcggtagagagaagaagaatttcTTATATACCTAACTCCTAGAACGAGAGCTGTGCACCCAGTTAATTAATATATCCATGGTATTGAGTATACAAAATACATACATAAAGAACTTTAACAAAAGCATACACATTTCGAATACGAAAAGCAAGATTCAAACACATATCTCATGTGTGTTCTGTTTCCTTCAATCCTTAGGCCAAACACTAACCTTCTCCTTCTGAATCTTGACAAACATAGCAGAAACAGCCGCAACGAAATAGATCTGAAGAAACACCACAGACGGCGTGTGATAATTCAATACACTCTTACCCGTCGCAAGCTCAACAAGAAGCAATGCCACGAGTCCTAATCCCGCAATCCTCCCGTTGATCCTTTCACTGTACGGGCTAAATCCTAGTTCCACTTTCAACCCACCTGAAACAGCCTCTTTTAAGCTCACCGGCGGCAAATACATTCCCGTGCCTTTCGACGGAGACCCGCTTGATGACCCTTTCTTCGATTTTCTCACTTCTGCTTTCTTACCCGTACCGCTTCGGTATCTGAGTCTGATGTTCGAGAGACGAGACTCGAATTGATCAGGATCGGTTCCGGATTCGGATTGAGTTGTTTCAGGGTCGGGTTGAGTCTCTTCCGTGGAATCAACGTCGGTGGCGCGGACGGTGAAGAGTCTCGAAGCATTGAGCTTTCCGACGGGAATCAAGCGGAGAGATGGGAATGGGTTCGTGATTCGTAGTGGTGTTAtcgccatttttttgttttcagagcttcgcgtctctctctctatcactcTCTCCTCCTATAACCTCTTTGGAtaagaattttttctttttctttttagttttttttttcagtttttttctttaattgacattttggttataatataaaaactatatagtataaaaattttgtggtgttcatttttctaaattgttttataatagttaCTAGTGAACCTCCACTTAACTTTCTCGAGCCAACGAAAAAAGCAACACCACTAAATTTACAGATTCCTAAACAATGGACTTGgagtagttttttaaaatctgcAATTTTAGcttaataaaacttataaaaatatagtttaatAAAATCTTTGTCCTAATAATTTATATAGCAACCAATGATATCCCGATAATATAGGCCAGCGTCAGCGAGGAATTTTGTGAAACCATAATTAGATAGAGGGCTATTTCGTTAAATAGATAAAGTTAGAggctaattttataaataatggGAAAAAAACTGGAACACAGATTCGAATATGCGATTAGAACCAGAACTGCCGAACACatgaagagagagattaaaagATGTGTTTTGCCTGTTCCTTGTCTTGTTTAATCTCCCAAAGTCTCTCTTTCTGATAATTTTCCGACAACAGTTTCGTcttagagaaaaaacaaaaaaaaaatggctacaTTTGCACTTCCGTTCTGCGAAATCCCCGAGGATCTCCAGCTCCGAATCCTATCCTTCCTCACACCAACAGAGATCTCCAGCTTCGCCTGCACATCGAAACGCTTCGCCTCGCTTTGTCAAGAAGACGGCAAAATCTGGCACGCTATGTGCGATCGGAGATGGGGGAAGAAGACTAAGATCCAGAAATGGGGTAACGGCCAAGTCTCGTATAGACTCCTTTACAAGACTCTCAATGGATTGGATAATCTAATCGGATTCTGGCGTCTCTGCGGCAGAGCAAATCCCGCCGCTTCGTCTCCGCCGCTTGTTTTCTTCGATTGGGGTCCTTCTTTTGTATTGGGATCTAGAGTTTTGTCATCCGGAGATGATACTTATCAGGTTAAGAAGACTCCGTTTCTCCTGATAAGGATCTCTCCGGAGGGACGATCTGAGAACTTCTTGGAtctcggtggtggtggttgtaATAATCTCAGATCTTGTGATGATTTTGAAGCTTCTTTAAGTGACAAACTTGTTCCTGTGGATGTGAATTTCATGGGGAATGGTCATATCATGGTGGAGGAGAATCGTAACAATCTTAGAGAAGAGCAGAAGAGCTCAGGGGACGAGAGTGATGATGTGATCTCTTCTCCTGATTTCTCGGAGATGTATACTCAATTTGCGAATAAGACGAGTCCAGGCGGTGAGAGAAGGAGACAGAGGAGGAAAGAGAAGGAGAGGCAAGCGTCTAGGACTAAGTGGGAACCGGAACATTTTATCAAAGTTGCTGATTGCTCACCTACGCCTACTAAACCATTACAAGGCTTATGGAAGGTCTCAGTTTTAAACTCCTTATTCATATTATCATTGATAATGTTTGAGGTTGGTTTCGTAAGGTATAGGGAATGTAAAAGTTTGGCTTTTTACTAGTGGTAGTTAAATTTGAAAAGAACAATCTTTTCATTGTTTGTCTCGGTTGTGTAAATTGTGATTTATGAACTCGGCAGGGTTTTTGTGAGGGAAGGAACATGGAGTTGTATTTGGTCAAATACGATGAAGTTGGAGGCATTATATGCAGGAAAGTAGAGGACTTGTCTTTATCAAGGCACACTCCTCCTGTGTTCTGGACACCCAATCACGTTGTAATCAGATCACCCTTTTCAGCTGAGGAAGAGCTGCTGTTGAATAGTCGAATCCATGTCAGTCCTCTAGCTCAAGTTCACGAGAATGTTGTATCTGGAATGTTGTACATGAAGTCTAGTTACGATATGGTGTTGCAAGGAGAAGCAGGCAATGGTAGTGGTTTCCTCAGAGGTGAAGGGCGGGTCTGGTTGTATGAAAATGGAACTTTCAGTTTTGGGTTTCTTCGAGATCAATTCATCATTGATTTGAAACATGTTGCACTCGAAGATGGGTGTCTGGCTGACGAGTTGGTAGCTAGTATGTGATTTGTTCTGTTCATTGTTATTTCTAAATTCTGATAGGTGATAAGATGATCACCTTTTTCTTCTGTACATAAAAGAGTTTGGTGACTCTTTGTACTTTCAAGTTTTAGTCTCATTTTAGTTGACGTAAACTAGGATGCTGGAATATTGccttgtatttatttgttttctgtgGATTCTGTAACTTTTCCAGTGGTTCTAAGAATAAGAGATTTGTGGATTTATTTGTAAAGATTCATGTAGTAATTATTCAGAAAGAATAATAAATTTGCATACACTACTCAGTAGTATAATGTTAATGATGCTGTTTGTACAGCAAAACATTTCCAGCAAGCGTTTTCTATAGCCATGAGGCCACTTCCGGGGATGGAGTCCACGCAGCGAGGGTAATGCTAATGCTAACGCATCGTGCTGTTTTGTAGCAACCAGTTTGAGAAGACGGTACATAGACAAGCTTCACGGTGTTTTTGTTCATCGTAAAGACTATAACTAACAAATATCAATAGTGTAGCCTTAAGCTATTCACTTTACGCTACTCTCTTTCCTTTGCTTCACGCCATTCTCTTTCCTTTGCTGTTGTAGCTTATAAGATTATGAATTCATGTACTTATGACTCTTGCTCTTATCATTATAGTTTAAGTTAGCAGGTTGACTACATTTTTAAGTGTCGTTTTTTTCATCATTCTTGGTTAGCAACTTCAACATTTGGTTAAATATGCGTGTGTAATTCCTCGATAGAACCATCTAAATCAAATGCAACAAAAACTTTAGTAATTCAAGGGTTCCAAAGATGTCTTTCACGACAGTCCCAGTGTAAAGTGAATACGAGGTTGCATGTGGGTGAACCACGGAAACAAGATTTCACCTCCGTCTCCAACTCATGATTCCTTTGTAATCGTCGTCCGATAGAGATTGTTGCAGTCTTCAATAAGCAAGAATTTCTCAAGATATATGTCGCCATATCTTTCACTTCTACGGATCTATGGAAACCTAACCACTTGAAAGTCTGGAGACTCGACAACAAACATTGAGGAACACTATTCAGTTGGTTCCAGCAAACCGCACCCATAGTACCATCTCTATAAAGATGATCCTTgtggagttaaaaaaaaaaaaaatgagagttagATCAAAAGATACTGTGAATCAGacaccccccaaaaaaaaaagtttatcgAAGAAACTTACATTGTAAGTGAAGTCTCGTAGTTTGGGAGAAGCATTGAGCAACTGGAATAGTAACTTGGACCAAATTGTCTTATATGTACGAAAATGCAGATTCTCAAGCTTATTAAAGACAATATCATCACCAAATACAGCCTGTATACCAGTATATGTACGTAAGAAAGAACGATTTAGTATTAACCTAAGtcgtgatatatatatatatagatagtaaGATAATTGAAGACAATATTATGATTATCAATGGATTCAAATTACCACCTCTGCAGTGTCCTTGTCTCCTCCTACCCGCAATGAAAGACGCTTGACAGATGAGACAGGTTGGAGAAGCCTCTTGATATTGTGACCAGCCCATAATTGTGCCTCCTCCAGCTTAGGCATATTCTTCACTAGAAAACATGTGGAAGTACTATCACTTCTACTTCTATCAAAAGCTTTGAAATACTTCAAAGAAGGAGTATCTATGATATACCCATCAGAAGTACACTGATCAGACATCGCAAAGGATAAACTAAGCAATGACGGGATGATAACAGCAAACTTTCTCACATTGTCACGTGGATATAGTTCCAGAACAAGATCTTCCAGAACAGAGGAATTAGATAAAAGCCGTTGAAGAGATTCTTCATTTGTGTATATCACACATCGAAGGTGCAAAACTTTCAAGGAGGGGAGGCAAAAAGAATGAGGAACATCCACGAGAATGCGGTCCTTAAGTTTCAACGTCACAAGTGATTTGCAAGTATACAAGCTACTCGGCATGAGTACCGCAACAGGTTTTCGCCTGTAACGAGTAAAAGTAATTCTTAGCTCCTCAATGCAACGAGAGATTGCAATTTCAACCCACAGTCTGATATCTTTATGTTGAAATGCATCGGTGAAAAGCTTGAGAGATGACCGGAGAGCTATGTAATGGCAGATTCCTGTCAATAAAACGCCGCATCATATGGCTTTTTCCCAACTCGGTAGAATACTTTCTTCTGtgatcctcatcctcatcttcttaGAAGATGTATGTATAGTAGAATCCTTCAGGATACATACTTTTTTCAACGAACTCAAGTTTTGGCACCCGCATCCAAAGAAACTTCCACTGCTTCGACAAAATGCTTGTGCTTGCCGCATCTTTTGTTGGAAGAAATGATAAGATCTTCACGATCAATTCATTATCAGAAAACCTACTGATCTTTTCCATATCTTCTTATTCAAACCCCCTAGCTCACCAGTAGGGCGGTAAGCGCCGAGActaataaaaacagagaaatagaggaaaccctagaaaatctTCTATTTGTCAAAACCTAGCCAAACGGAAATCAAAGGAATCGGATGGTGATTACTCTGTTTCTATATATCTATTGGGTTTTGAAAacttatatttttccaaataatATAAAGCCCAAGACCTAGTAAATAAAAAGTTGTCGTTTacaaaatttagggttttcaaagtTTGGCACTTCAAgtaacctcttcttctttccatcaAGGCAACTCTTTTTAAAGAGCAGAACATGTCACTAGGCATATACATACATGAACATGAACATGAACATGAAACATATGCCATGTCACTTTGATGCTACATACATACATGACCATCATATAAAAAACAAGTTAGCTTCGCCGGTATCTGCAAAAGCTACTAAGTTCCCAAAACAAGAGCTTCAAGATAATTAGCCGAGTTTCTAATGGAAGAGAAAACTTTCCATTCAGcgctatacaaaaaaaaaacataaaagtaagTTGTACAACAGAGCATGCATCGATCTTCTTCCTTCTGAAAATGCTGCTGCATAATCTTGGTTAGTCGATAGCTATCACCGTCTCGTGTGACAGACCGCTGATATTCCCTTGTTTGCTGCTATCTGAGGACGCATctggttcttttttttatctcgaTGAAGTCTTCGATGAGCCTCGGAGTTTCTATCTTCATAATCTCTCTCCTGCGCTCTGAAGGTTTTTCAAGAAGTTCTCTCTGCTCTAGATACTCCTCTAATGTAGAATCAGTCCAACAAAAGGGAAAGAGTTAAGGTGTTTCAAATGTCATGATGTCAAATTATATGAGAATGTGTTAAAAgataaaatgtttcttttttattgaatCTTAAAAGAATATTCTCTTGAGAATGTTAAGCTGCCTTGCAATccactgattttttttccaagaaaTTTACACCAGAACGTGTGAGATGCAGCACCAAAACACAGAGTCTACTGTAACCTTTATGTTTTTTCAGATATATACTCACATGTTTTGTTATATCATCATGGAGAGTTTTAAGCTCCATCTTTCCACCTCAAAGTTGCTGATTGCTCACCCACGCCTACTAAACCATTACAGGGCTTATGGAAGGTTTCAGTTTTTAACTCCGTATTCATATTATCATTGATAGTGTTTGAGATTGAGAAAAGGTTAGATCCGTAAGGTAAAAGGGGTTAAGTTGTAGCAAGAGGCGATGATTGAAAAGAACAATCTTTTCATTGTTTGTCTCCGTTGTGTAAATTGTGATTATATAATGTGTTGCCTCAATCTATTCTCTTTACGCTATTCTCTTTCCTTTGCTGTTTTAGCTTATAAGATTATGAATTCATGTACTCATTACTCTTGCTCTTATCATTATATAGTTTAAGTTAGCAGGTTGGCTACATTTTTTAGTGTCGTTTTTTTCATCATTCTTGGTTAGCAACTTCAACATTTGGTTAAATATGCGTGTGTAATTCCTCCATAAAACCATCTAAATCATATGCAACAAAAACTTTAGTAATTCAAGGGCGTCAAAGATGTATTTCACGACAGCGCCAGTAATCATTGAATACGAGGTTGCATGTGGGTGAACCACGTAAACAAAATTTCACCTCCGTCTCCAACTCATGATCCCTTTGTGGTTGTCGTCCGAGCGAGATTGTTGCAGTCTTCAGTAAGCAAGAATTTCTCAAGATATATGTCGCCAGATCTTTCCCTTCTACGGATCTATGTAAACCTAACCACTTGAAAGTCTGGAGACTCGACAACAAACATTGAGGAACACTATTCAGTTGCTTCCAGCAAACCGGTGCACCCATAGTACCATCTTTAGTAAGATGATCCTTGTGGAGTTTTANCCAGTATTTAGAATCAGAAAATAACGAACAATCTATATCATGTAAGAGTAAAATCTACTAATGAAAAAAGAGAAcctttaaataaataagatcGTTAATGTAAACGAGAGCGATTGAAATgttatacaaagaaaaaatggcGTAGAGGTAGGGACCAAAGCACCGCCTAAAACATGAGAATGATGTCATTGTCATAAGCAcaagcagaaaacaaaaaaaaaaaaaaacaaaaaaaaaacaaaagagttatcGAAGAAACTTACACTGAAAGTGAAGTGTTGTAGTTTGGGAGAAGCATTGAGCAACTGGAATAGTAACTTGGACCAAAATCTCTTATATGTACGAAAATGCAGATGCTCAAGCTTATTAAAGACAATATCATCACCATATACAACCTGTATACCAGTATACGTACGTACAAAAGAACATTTAGTATTAATCTAAGTCGTGATATATAGTGATATAATTGAAGACTAGAATATTATGATTATCAATGAATTCAAATTACCACCTCTGCAATGTCGTTGTTTCCTACCCACAATGAAAGACGCTTGACAGATGTGACAGGTTGGAGAAGCCTCTTGCTATTTTGACCAGCCCATACTTGTGCCTCCTCCAGCTTAGGCATATTCTTCACTAGAAAACATGTGGAAGTAGTATCACTATAATCAAAAGCTTTGAAACACTTCAAAGAAGGAGTATCTATGATATACCCATCAGAAGTACACTCCTCAGACATCACAATGCATAAACTAAGCAATGACGGGATGATAACAGCAAACTTTCTCACATTGTCACCGGGAGATCGTTCCAGAAAAAGATCTTCCAAAACAGAGGAATTAGATAAAAGCCGTTGAAGAGATTCTTCATCTGCGTATATCACACGTCGAAGGTGCAAAGCTTTTAAGGAGGGGAGGCAACAAGTATGAGGAACATCCACGAGAATGCGCCTATTAAGTTTCAACGTCACAAGTGATTTGCAAGTATACAAGCTACTCGGCATGGGTACTGCAATAGGTATTCCCCCGAAACGAATAAAAGTAACGCTCAGCTCCTCAAGGCAACGAGAGATTGCAATTTCAACCCACAGTTTGATATCTTCAGGTTGAAATGCATCAGTGAAAAGCTTGAGATGCAAGCTCTCGATGACGGGAGATCTATGTGATGGCAGATTCCTGTCAATAAAACGCCGCATCATATGGCTTTTTCCCAACTCGGTAAAATAGTTTCTTCTGTGATCCTCATCTTCTAAGAAGGTATATTTATAGTAGAATTCATCAGGATACATGCTTTTTTCATCGAACTCAAGTTTTGGCACCCGCatccaaagaaacttccattGCTTCGACAAAATGCTTGTGCTTGCCGCATCTTTGGTTGGAAGAAACGATAAGATCTTCACGAGCAAATCATCATCAGAAAACCCACTGATCTTTTCCATATCTTCTTATTCAAACCCCCTAGCTCACCAATAGGGATGAAAGTGCCGAGACtaataaaaacagaggaatagagcaaaccctagaaaatctTCTATTTGTCAAAACCTAGCGAAATCAAAGGAATCGGATGATGATTActctgtttctatatatatatatatactagataataACCCGCGCTGGTAgccggaatttttttttttttttgttatttgttaatattatgtttatgttatatcattcatttacatgttatataatatagtactatatgatgaattttgattcatattaaactactaataggtagaCCTGAAAACTACTACCGATATCCGTATTGGATCCGTTTTTCGGTTTGTATCCGTCCCGAAAAAAGGTACCTGCAGTTTTAGGGTCGAGtgaagggtataataattatattatccatgaataatgatcgagtatcggatattaatttaatttttgagcatctcgttacccgtctcattccccgttttattacccgactcataaatacacgttaatattttgtagaataatgttaccagcactacaagaaaacacgcatTTTGCGACTACACTATTAGTTACTTAATAGTCGCTAAATCAAGATTTACGACTAATTAGCGACTATTTCATACTGTCGTTAATCGATAGTCGCTATTTGATGTAGTCGTATATTTAGTCGCAATTTTGCGACTAATAGGCGACTATATACATGTTGTCACATAGTAGTCATCATTTAGTCGTAAAATGTAGTGACTCTTTTGCGACTAAGTTACGACTATATTCATCGTAGTCATTATGTAGTCGTTATTTTTAGTGACTAGGTTGCGACTATTCTGTGATTAAGAAAACTGAACAAATGGGTTGTTAACTTGGTCGGTAGATAGTCGTATAAGTTTTGGTGACTATATAGTgactaatatatatagtagtcacTATATAGTCACTTTAGTTTTTAgctatattgttaaaatttgatgactatttggcgactaatttttttttgaaactggatatagaatattttaatttctcttttttctttttaaccctgtcaaccaaaccaaaaaatgattctAAATTGGAAACCTAAAGAAACACATAATATTTATGCCAAAATACATTATACTTAAAAGTTATCATAGTTTCAAAACACAAAAGTACAACACATAGTGTCGCTATTGAGTTCATCAAAAAAGAGTTACATAGAGACAGGTAACACAAGAAGAACCTATGGAGTTGAAgttggatcttcttcttgaagAGGCTCTGTCGTGGTTGTCTCTTTCGCTGAATGGGCTGTCAAGAACTCCTTGAACCGTGGATCACATTGCCGCAGAAACTTCCCCACCAAGTCCAACTCGTCAATCTTCTCCTTCTGCTCAGCAATAATTTCGGATTGTTGAGCAATTTGTGCATCACGCTTCAATATTTCTGCATCACGCCTCAACATATTAGCAGCCTGCTCCTCTATCTTCCATTGAGCTTCCTGCAACTGTTCTTGCATAGCCACAAAGGCGTGAGTGTCTCCTGCTTGCTTCCCCTTGCCATTGACAATGCTGTCAAggaggcttccaactccaaaaggttttcctcttgaatccttctcagtggactGCAAAGTAAGAGAAAATAAGATATTAGAGGATGTCAAATTAAACTCCAAGATAACATTTGtgtattgttaaaataaaacgTAACCTGAAGAAAGATTTCTGTATATTCTTCAGTTGTTAGCTCTCGGGGCCGTGACTCCCCATCTGAGATGGCAGAAGGATCTTCCTGGAGctgagacaacctctcttgcacattcttctcatatgtttctgctatcttctctgccttccgatcaacatatgtcccatcaggctttgtatgtgccttgatgaaaacctcaccaatacgtacttctcttcccaattcctcTTCCTGTAATGTTAAGAAACAGacaagtaaatttttaatgtaacaGCTAGGTCAAAAATAAA
The Camelina sativa cultivar DH55 chromosome 15, Cs, whole genome shotgun sequence DNA segment above includes these coding regions:
- the LOC104745451 gene encoding putative F-box protein At3g17620 gives rise to the protein MEIWVTTKVEPNTVSWGTKLLSADMRTLTAPIQFMFSYCGPTFFIDEDKKVAVVFDKSKDVMQRRNTAYIIGEDGSSLKEVDLGESPNKDLEPLVCPYVPSSVLLK
- the LOC104745452 gene encoding uncharacterized protein LOC104745452 codes for the protein MAITPLRITNPFPSLRLIPVGKLNASRLFTVRATDVDSTEETQPDPETTQSESGTDPDQFESRLSNIRLRYRSGTGKKAEVRKSKKGSSSGSPSKGTGMYLPPVSLKEAVSGGLKVELGFSPYSERINGRIAGLGLVALLLVELATGKSVLNYHTPSVVFLQIYFVAAVSAMFVKIQKEKVSVWPKD
- the LOC104745453 gene encoding F-box protein At3g12350-like isoform X1; translation: MATFALPFCEIPEDLQLRILSFLTPTEISSFACTSKRFASLCQEDGKIWHAMCDRRWGKKTKIQKWGNGQVSYRLLYKTLNGLDNLIGFWRLCGRANPAASSPPLVFFDWGPSFVLGSRVLSSGDDTYQVKKTPFLLIRISPEGRSENFLDLGGGGCNNLRSCDDFEASLSDKLVPVDVNFMGNGHIMVEENRNNLREEQKSSGDESDDVISSPDFSEMYTQFANKTSPGGERRRQRRKEKERQASRTKWEPEHFIKVADCSPTPTKPLQGLWKGFCEGRNMELYLVKYDEVGGIICRKVEDLSLSRHTPPVFWTPNHVVIRSPFSAEEELLLNSRIHVSPLAQVHENVVSGMLYMKSSYDMVLQGEAGNGSGFLRGEGRVWLYENGTFSFGFLRDQFIIDLKHVALEDGCLADELVASM
- the LOC104745453 gene encoding F-box protein At3g12350-like isoform X2, which produces MATFALPFCEIPEDLQLRILSFLTPTEISSFACTSKRFASLCQEDGKIWHAMCDRRWGKKTKIQKWGNGQVSYRLLYKTLNGLDNLIGFWRLCGRANPAASSPPLVFFDWGPSFVLGSRVLSSGDDTYQVKKTPFLLIRISPEGRSENFLDLGGGGCNNLRSCDDFEASLSDKLVPVDVNFMGNGHIMVEENRNNLREEQKSSGDESDDVISSPDFSEMYTQFANKTSPGGERRRQRRKEKERQASRTKWEPEHFIKVADCSPTPTKPLQGLWKVSVLNSLFILSLIMFEVGFVRVFVREGTWSCIWSNTMKLEALYAGK
- the LOC109129065 gene encoding putative F-box/FBD/LRR-repeat protein At5g62970 — translated: MEKISGFSDDDLLVKILSFLPTKDAASTSILSKQWKFLWMRVPKLEFDEKSMYPDEFYYKYTFLEDEDHRRNYFTELGKSHMMRRFIDRNLPSHRSPVIESLHLKLFTDAFQPEDIKLWVEIAISRCLEELSVTFIRFGGIPIAVPMPSSLYTCKSLVTLKLNRRILVDVPHTCCLPSLKALHLRRVIYADEESLQRLLSNSSVLEDLFLERSPGDNVRKFAVIIPSLLSLCIVMSEECTSDGYIIDTPSLKCFKAFDYSDTTSTCFLVKNMPKLEEAQVWAGQNSKRLLQPVTSVKRLSLWVGNNDIAEVVVYGDDIVFNKLEHLHFRTYKRFWSKLLFQLLNASPKLQHFTFSDHLTKDGTMGAPVCWKQLNSVPQCLLSSLQTFKWLGLHRSVEGKDLATYILRNSCLLKTATISLGRQPQRDHELETEVKFCLRGSPTCNLVFNDYWRCREIHL